GTGACTTGTGTTCGTCACTGGTCCTCGGCCATGGAGCTAACTGAGCCCTGCTAATTTTAGTGATCTCTCTGGATACTGCAGGTGGACAGAGTGCTCTAGCTCTGCGTTTGCTCCTCGCTGTTTTCTCTTCAAAGATCTCTTCCGGCGCGAATCGGCCATTCGGAGAGGAGGTCATTCTTCATGCCATTGTATCCTGTAGCCTGTAAGTTCTGTTCAGATGCTATGTGAAAATACAAGAGCTAAATTCTGCTACCGCATCTCCTGTCAGTTTCGAGCAGCTAGGAAGGTGTCTGAAGATATCGGAGCTCAGCTTGTTCTTGGGGATCGTCCAATTGAAATAACTGTATAtgaatgctttttttttcttcaatagTATTTGTACACTAATGTTGGATCGCGAGCTCTGCAAAAGTTTAGTCGCTAGAATTGCTGAATCTCATATCTGATTGTTCCTGCAGCTTGAACGAGCATGGAAATCCCTCACCTGGGATCAAAAGACAAATCTAGTAATTTCATTGTTCCGTGGAATTACTGCAACAACCGACACGCCGGTAAGTAGTAACCTTCACAGTTTCCAGTTTTATTTGCCTGTACAAGTTCAGTAGAAGAGGATGTGAGTATGGTGCGTAATGTACCATGAATCAAATGTTGAGGAATCAGCCATTACTGCCAATGTCTGTTGAAATTCTTGTTTGATTATTACTACTCTAGCAGGATGGGAAAACTGCTGTCAGCCCATACGAGCTATATGAGAAACTGAGCACATCATATCCTTCACTGCTGCAACCTCTCATACATGAACGCGACATGGTATGAGCACTCAACAGCCTATCCGAAACTATgaatctttcaactttgcagaACATGCAGCTATACGAACTTTTCATCAAAAAAGTTTCTAGCACTTGAGTTGAACCGCTGGTGCTTTCTTTCAGTTCCTTGCATGGTCACTGAAGAGGAGCAAAGCAGTGAACAAGAGCAAAACTGTCGTCGGAGTCGTAGGGAAGGGGCACATGAATGGCATCGTGTACGCGTTGATATCTGATCAAGGGGACTTGAAGTTCCGCGACCTTGTCGGTAGAGAATCATCTGATACATGGGTTACCTCACTCATCAAGGGCCTGGTCAGGGACACCATAATAGGATTGGTTCTCTGGGCTTTGTATGAACAGCTGCAGGCTGTGCTATAGACATTTCACACTTTCACATTTCACACAGAATCACCTAGCTCAACCAGCAGGAATTGGAAACTACAACAGTactgaatattttttttaagtgCAATGCAGCAATACATAACTTTTCTTTACTGTCAGTATTGTGGCAATGCTTCAGATTGATTGGGACATGCCGCTCGCCCTCGACAATGGGGAGTTCACTGGGGATTGTAAATTTGTAATGGCGAACGGTGGAGCTGAAGTTCTTGCGAAGAGGGATCGTTGGCGGCGGGCTCGGCGGTGGCCGGTGCTGAGCCGGCGAGGTCGATGGTGGCGGAGCCACGCGGGGGAGCTGCCGCAGATCTGCTGCAGTGGGCGGAAGAGCGCCGCCCGGCACAACCACGAGTGGCTGCTGCGTAGTTCAGGGGGGGCAGGAGGCATTTAGGGGGAGCTGGTCGCCGTGgaacggtggtggtggaggccgcgGGCCACGGCACAGCGAGCGTCGGGGAAGAAGATGACGGAGTCAAAGCCGGCGGAGAGTTTTTCCAAAACGCACCCtggtttggatcgcgattaatagtcgcgatccaaaacAGGGGGTAATCCGGCGTTGGCCGGGCTGGTCGAGTCCGGCGCGCTCGTGCGCCTCCCGCGGCGGCGGTTCGGCCCGGTCTCGGCGTGGCGCCCTCCGGACTTCGTGGAGCCCGAGGAGGTCTGGATCCTCGCACCTCTCCCCGGAGTCTGTCGCCGACGTCGAGCGCTTCCTCCGCGCCGTCCAGCTCGACGACGACAAGAACTTGGTACACTTGACACGCTCAATCAAGGATGGCGGCCATTTCTTGTTATTGAGCTAATTGATGCAGTTTCAGAGTCCTCGCTGCAACTATCACTGATCATCGGCCATGGAGCTAATGAGACCTTCTAATCTTGTTGATCTCTCGATCTGGATGCTGCAGGTGGACAGTGCAGCTCCTCGCtgttttttcttcaaaaatttCTTCAGGAGCGAACCGGCCATTCGGAGAGGAGGTGAGTCCTCATGGCGTTGTAGCCTGTAAATTTTGTTCAGAGGGTACATGAAAAAAACACAAAACATGAACCGGTTTCGCCGAGTCGTTGACACCTTGGAGCTGCGTGACATACACTTACATGGGCGTACATACACTTGGAGCAACGAACGATCTAACCCGACGATGGTCAAACTTGATCGCGTGCTCGTCTCGGTGGACTGGGAGGAGCTCTACCCCCATTGTTTCCTCCAGGCTCTATCCTACGAGGATTCTGATCACTGCCCTCTGCTTCTGCAAAGCAATGCGGCaatcaaaacaaaaccaaggTTCCACTTCGAAATCTTTTGGCCCAAGTTTGATGACTTCCTGGAATCGGTGGCGGCGGGTTGGCACTGCCCGGATGATGGGGCGTTCAGGCGCCTTGACTGTCTCATCCGGAATGTGTCCAGGGAGTTGCAAAGTTGGTCTGCCAAGAAAATTGGCTCGGCCAAGTTCCAGCTCCTGCTGGCCAAAGAACTTGTTCTGCGCCTAGATCGTGCCCAAGAAACAAGGAGGTTATCTGAGGCTGAGAGCGATCTGCGCAAGCAGCTCAAGCGGCTAACTCTGGGACTCGCCTCTCTTGAGCGAACCATCGCACGGCAGCGCTCGAGAATTCTATACCTCAGCGAGGGAGACGCGAACACTCGTTTCTTCCACCTTCTTGCCAATGGGCTCCGGCGCAAGAATCACATTGCGCGGATTTGTGCTGATGATGGGGTGGTGTTCACAACACAAGCAATGGCGCAGGTCTTCTTTGAACACTTCGACACGCTGCTAGGCTCAGATTGGACAAGACCGTGCACGCTAAACATGGACTGTTTGGGAATATCTCCTCGAGATCTGTCTGCTTTGGAAACTCCGTTCTCGGAGGAGGAGACCTGGCAAGTAATCAAGGAGCTCCCACCGGATGAGTCACCAGGGCCGGATGGTACGACGGCAGCATTCTATCAGGCAGCATGGCCGGTGATCAAACATGATGTGCTCATGGCGGTCAATGCCTTCTTCGCGGTGGACCAGCGTGGTTTCGCCTGTGTTAACGTGCTCTCCTGACGCTCATCCCCAAGAAGATCAACGCGCGGCTACCTAGGGATTACCGGCTGATCAGCCTGATTCATAGTTTCCCAAAATTGTGTCCAAACTCCTGGCGAACCATCTCAACAGGTTCATCGGAGACCTTGTCCTTTGCAACTAGAGCGCCTTCATTCGTGGTCGCTCTATCCTTAACAACTTCAAATATGTGCAACGATCGGCGGTGATGCTCAAGAAATATAAGGTGCCGAAACTGCTGCTCAAGCTGGACATCTCGAAGGCCTTTGACACTGTCTCTTGGTAATTCTTGTTAGAAGTGTTACAAGCTTAGGGTTTCGGCGCACGGTGGCGCGACTGGATCTCTATCCTATTGTCCACGGCGTCCACGAGAGTACTGGCAGTCGGGTCAGCCGATTGAGCACCGCTGCGGCCTACGGCATGGCGATCCATTATCGCTAATGCTGTTCATCATCGTTATAGACGTGTTGAATCGACTCTTCTGCAAGACGGCCGAAGATGGGGTGCTGCAACCGATGGGTCTGCCTGCTATCAGGCACCACTGCAGCCTTTATGCGGATGATGCTATTTTGCTAGTGGCActaattgcagcggaagccagGGCGGTGAAGCATATCATGCAGATCTTCACTGATGCGTTCGGGTTGCAGAGATCAATTTGGATAAATGCTCGGTCACACCTATATTTGGCAACGAAGAAGGGTTGCAGGAGTTTCTGTTGGTGCTGTCCTATCTAGTTCAATAATTTCCAATCAAGTACTTGGGGCGCCATTGTCAAGCAAGGCCCTGCCTAAATCCCAATTTAGGACACTGATCGAAAAGACCGCGGCTAAGTTGCCGACATGGCAGGGTCTGCTTCTGGCCAAAAGCGGCCGCCTAACCTTGGTCAAATCGACGCTATCAGCCATGCCAATCTACTTGATGATGTTTGACAAGCTGCCGCCGTGGGTCATCAAAGAACTTGACAGTATTCGACGAAACTTCCTAGGGAAAGGAAATGATACTGCTGTTTGTGGGAAAAACGTTGTGGCATGGCCTACTGTTTGTCGTCCGACAAATTGGGGGTGGTTTGGGTGTCATCGACCTCAAGTTGTCCCTGGATTTGCCCTCCAGGCGCACTGGCTATGGCTGCAGAAGACACACACTACAAGAGCTTGGTCTGCGTTGCAAATCAATGTCGAACCTGAAGTGCGGGCCTTCTTTGACGCATCGGTCATGGTTCGAGTTGGCAATGGACAGCGTGCCTTATTCTGGAACGATTGTTGGATAGATGGCGTCTCTGTTGCCAAGCTTGCTCCGAACCTGTTCGCCACAATTCCTATAAGAGCCACCAAGATCAGAACAATGGAGCAAGGATTGACTGATCGGCGCTGGATTCGAGACATCATGGAGGATTGTCTACTCAGGCGCTCGTTGAATACGTTGACCTCTGGCATCACCTCTTGGAGGAGCAGCTGTCGGAAGATAAGGAGGATGTATTCCTCTGGACGTGGACTGCTGATGGAAACTACACAGTAGCATCAGCCTGCAAGAAGATGCAGGAGGGTGGCGTCAAGCTACAGGGCAGCAGCCGCATTTGGAAGAGTTGGGCATCGCCAAAGATCAAATTCTTTGCATGGCTGGCAACCAAAGGACGCCTCTGGACAGCTGGCAGACGACGGCGCTATAACCTGGAGGCTCACACATCCTGTTGGATTTGCGACCAGGAGCCGAAAACTGCTGATCACATCCTTGTTAACTGCTCCTACGCGAAGCAGACCTGGTGGGGAGCTTTGACTTGGTTGGGGTGCGTCTGCACATTCCAAGCTGCTAATTGCTCCCTGCAAGACTGGTGGGCACATGTTAGAGCATCGCAACCaagggagaagagaagaggaattGATACACTCTTCATGCTAATCATCTGGAGCTTGTGGAAGGAACCTAATGCGCATCTCATCGACAGCCGTGAAGCCACGGTGCAGGAGCTGCTGAGCGCAATCAGACGTGAAGCACTACTATGGATCGAGGCAGGAGCAACTAAGTTGGGTGAACTCAGTAGAGAGTAATAGGGTTCTAATACAAGGTCGTCGGTTTTTCTTAGTGCACTTAGCAGTGCTTAATGCTTATGGCGTGAGGGTCATGCTCCGTGTCATTGTAAACAACTTTCTCGAATTTCTTTCtatcttaatataatgatacgcagctctcttgcgtattcgagagaaaaaaaacacaaaagctAAATTCCGCTGCTGCATTTTCTGTTAGTTTCGAGCAGCTAGGAGAGTGTCTGAAGATCTTGGTGCTCAGCTTGTTCTTGGGGATCGCCCAATTGAAATAACTGTATGTGGATTGCTATCTGTACAGTGATTTTCCCCCCAATGCTATCTGTACACTGATGTTGGATTGCTAGCTCTGCAAAAATATGGTTGCTTGAATTGCTGAAGCTTATATCAGATTGTTCCTGTAGCTTGAACGAGCATGGAAATCCCTCAGCTGGGATCAAAAAACAAATATAGTAATCTCATTGTTCCGTGGAATTACTTCAACAACTGAGACGCCGGTAAGTACTTGCCTTCATTTTCAATCTTGTTTGCCTAAAAGAAACTGTTTTCAGTATTGTTTGCACAACTGCACAAGTTCAGTACAAGAGGATGCGAGTACGATGCATAATGTACCATGAACCAAATGTTGAGGAATCCATCAGCTATTACTGCCATCGTCTGTTGACATTCTTATTTGATTATTACTACTCTAGCAGGATGGGAAAATTGCTGTCAGTCCATACGAGCTGTATGAGAAACTGAGCACATCGTATCCCTCACTGCTGCAACAACCTCTCAAGTCTCATACATGAACGCGACATGGTATGAGTATATTCTCAACAGCCTGTCTGAACCTATGAATCTTCAAATTTTGCAGAGCATGCAACTACATATGAACTTGTTAGTTGCAGCAAGCTTTGCATGATACTTCTACCCTAAGTTTctagcagtttttttttctttcaaaaggTTTCTAGCACTTGACTCGATCGAACCACTGGTGCTTTTTCTTTCAGTTCCTTGCATGTGGTTAGTAAAGAGGAGCAAAGCAGTGACACAAGAGCAAAACTGTCCTCGGAATCGTAGGGAAGGGACACACGAATGGCACCATTGATATCTGATCAGGGGGACTTGAGGTTCCGCGACCTTGTCGGTAGAGGATCATCTGATACTCATCAAGGACCTGGTCAGGGACACCATAATAGGATTGGTTCTCTGGGCTTTGTATGAACAGCTGCAGGCTGTGCTATAGATAGTTCACACTTTCACATTTCACACGAAATCACCCAGCTGAACCTCGGTACCGAAAGGAATTCGAAGCTACAGCAGTATTCAATGGTAAATGTAAATTACATTGTACTATAATCCAGACAAACCCTGTATTCCTGTACTCGATACTTGTCGATCCGTGGTCCTCGTTTCTTCTTATCTTGTGCAGTTGTGCCTTCCACTGTCCGTTGATATGCATGTACCGTGAGCACTGAAATATCAAAGACGACAATTGTAAACTAATCTAACATGATCAGGACATGCACATTCAGGTGTTAACCATGTTCATGTCAACCCATCAGTACTTGCTTGTTCCTCGGTTCAGAGAGCACGCAGCTTTGCCATTGACGCTCGGGAGTTTGCAGGCAGCTTAGAGGTGAGACCGCTGGGCAAAGAGTGAGAACAAGCAGAGCTTGAGTGGTTGAACCTGTTACTATTTGAAAAGAACTGGTTCCGATAATCTAAAACACCAGTTTTATGGGGATGCATGAGCAGTTTCAAATGAATGAGCAGAGATAGGGCTTCAAATGAATGCCCGCACGGCCCGAAGGCCGAAGCACATCGTACGTACGTGGTGAGATCTtagctccggcgccgcccgtcTATCTGGGCGAGAACGTAGCTCCGTCTCCGCCAGGCATCAACAAGCCCTGCACCTCGCAGTCTCGCCGGctcgctcgccgcccgcgccgtaCATGGCGTCAaaccgcgccgccgcgacggtgTCGACCACCTAGATGAAGGCAGTCGATGGAAACTTGTCCCTGGGAAGCTGGAACACGCTTCGAACCATCTTGGCCCCAGGAGAGCTATCGGCGGAGGCATGGACGGCGTGGCCGTCGTCAATGGCGCCGCCCAGTCGGACCCTAGGGGGGTGGACGGTATCTCATTTACCGTCCGGGGTGgccggtaaatgaaataccgtccggggtggacggtaaCCCCTGGGCCTGTCCAGGACGCTGGATGGGATTGTACGGCCGAGATCGGCGAGGATATCTGCAAGCTAGCGAGGCCCTCTCCGCTTTCCCCGCGCGACGCGACGCCTGCCGTTCTCCTCCACGCACGACGGGCTGAACTCTCGTGCGCCGCGGCGCGTGCCACCGCCCAAGAAAGCAGCGCCGGCAAGAATCGCCGCCCGTGTTTGGCAGAGCCAGGGAGCGTCTACTCTCTGCCGGCGACCGCGGTGTCTTGCCGGTGCGCGGTGCCGTGCCCGTCCATCATGGCCAGCAGCTACAGCATTGCATTTACAGTGCTCAGACGCCGCTCGCCAATGGCCTGAGGTCCTCGCATACTCGCCGTCGGCTTCTTCCACGACCACGATGACCCGGAGGCCATTGTCATCAATCCGCTGACCAGATAGGTGCCACTGCCACCACCTCNNNNNNNNNNNNNNNNNNNNNNNNNNNNNNNNNNNNNNNNNNNNNNNNNNNNNNNNNNNNNNNNNNNNNNNNNNNNNNNNNNNNNNNNNNNNNNNNNNNNTATGCACCTGGATCACGTTACTGATGCGATCTTCCCCTGAAGCTCCGGCCTCCTTAACCACGGCGCCGTCGTGTTCC
The genomic region above belongs to Setaria italica strain Yugu1 chromosome VI, Setaria_italica_v2.0, whole genome shotgun sequence and contains:
- the LOC101760198 gene encoding traB domain-containing protein; protein product: MAAGPTPSATAASFRPPIPPPPPCFDYRAAVLADTRAAAAGNPALAGLVESGALVRVPRRRFGPVPAWRPPDFVEPEEVWILGTSHLSPESVADVERVLRAVQPDNVVVELCRSRAGIMYVSDASDEPLLKSNMFSLGGAKFFGAVNRSINLGGQSALALRLLLAVFSSKISSGANRPFGEEFRAARKVSEDIGAQLVLGDRPIEITLERAWKSLTWDQKTNLVISLFRGITATTDTPDGKTAVSPYELYEKLSTSYPSLLQPLIHERDMFLAWSLKRSKAVNKSKTVVGVVGKGHMNGIVYALISDQGDLKFRDLVGRESSDTWVTSLIKGLVRDTIIGLVLWALYEQLQAVL